A genome region from Anastrepha ludens isolate Willacy chromosome 3, idAnaLude1.1, whole genome shotgun sequence includes the following:
- the LOC128857864 gene encoding BLOC-1-related complex subunit 5, which translates to MGAEHSQQRAEADGREIFEGDLKITLGNNRQSHSATPTGSAKRRPGRQSTSSGSLSRGSKHIVETVAATASPTNSAELSRPPSPPLSVCSDLPYVSYTDRPIGDSPKIRSKPHSRHQQQNSIMRNTGIRKSFGATPKRPQSTSGTIVIVKPGARDADYDADADLTRLRNIPQFLPVLRDSIATAAFTRDQEVLERLNSQHLVSISSRMQTHLNLCASQVAQEQNHLVERTKVVSNSITTLFASFVDMQKTYAAYAEQFAKVRTISQQLSRCNSLLHDNIANLEAINNFLDVEDRLEPFIWRTDDNKLRGEAEGAPGGGSGRLTRM; encoded by the coding sequence ATGGGTGCCGAGCATTCTCAACAGCGCGCCGAGGCAGATGGACGCGAAATTTTTGAAGGCGATTTGAAAATTACGCTTGGCAACAATCGCCAATCACATAGTGCCACACCCACTGGCAGCGCAAAACGGCGTCCTGGTCGACAAAGTACCAGTAGCGGCAGTTTAAGCCGCGGCAGCAAACATATCGTTGAAACAGTAGCAGCAACTGCTTCGCCAACTAACTCGGCAGAGCTTAGTCGCCCACCCTCGCCACCACTGAGTGTATGCTCCGACTTACCTTACGTCTCGTATACGGATCGCCCGATTGGTGACTCACCGAAAATACGCAGCAAGCCACATAGCCGTCATCAACAACAGAATAGCATAATGCGCAACACAGGGATACGTAAATCTTTTGGTGCTACCCCAAAGCGTCCGCAATCTACTTCAGGCACAATAGTTATTGTTAAACCAGGTGCGCGTGACGCAGACTATGATGCTGATGCCGATTTGACACGTTTGCGTAACATTCCACAATTCCTGCCAGTATTACGTGATTCTATTGCAACGGCTGCATTTACACGCGATCAAGAAGTGCTGGAGCGTTTAAATTCACAGCATTTAGTGAGCATTTCCAGCCGTATGCAGACACATTTGAACCTATGCGCTTCACAGGTGGCGCAGGAGCAAAACCATCTTGTCGAGCGCACAAAGGTGGTAAGCAATTCTATAACGACACTGTTCGCGTCTTTCGTTGACATGCAAAAGACTTATGCCGCATATGCGGAGCAGTTTGCCAAGGTGCGAACTATTTCACAGCAGCTAAGTCGCTGCAACTCTTTACTACATGACAATATCGCCAATCTGGAGGCTATAAATAATTTCCTTGACGTAGAAGATCGCTTAGAGCCCTTCATTTGGCGCACTGATGATAATAAACTGCGCGGCGAAGCCGAGGGCGCACCCGGTGGAGGTAGTGGACGTTTAACGCGCATGTAG
- the LOC128857862 gene encoding SH3 domain-binding protein 5-like isoform X2 has protein sequence MSTESNTPVDPRVQVELEKLNTATDNINKYEVELDEAKCDFKRILAESDVRIKQAAHKLGNSIEAAKPYYESRIYAAQLAKETQQAAVNYEKAKSIHSAAKEMVYLAEQGLGEKATLDTACQEMLSHATTKVNQSQVEVTDARNALKMCQLKLEVANNRVGKLQGQLKQAIRASRPFYEARANYNGLLKAQKQKINELEGRVTTAKMTYNEALKNLEQISEDIHRQRQVQRDLLNDTLLPELCAATNATATVENYQHFPCDIDTTDEYLQLPAKLSAQSSPVRQRRFDEHECPHLLQNFPTLNLREKLGSGGGMHKSASTSATGDSFFGHTPLHGPYEVKSSGGSSGGGGSGSAHDASSSTNADADDNDDIEQWTEIRLSHSESTSSSYSNQSLLHDQPGAAEDAQSHHSSSSSSDEPKRKVTCTTIFHDDQLNKKQSLSQWLSRSNSLKMSGRRQSLDLLIDAGDKVKDVFSFGFQKVGKTLERRNSESEMNAENADNASGANNASTTSGGGKTTSAGDFFLFSRSSEPKELLSDEQVENLLLNPSLDENGAIIVEQLKSPLQQPNQFGIAATPTTTTTTTTLLF, from the exons GAGGCAAAATGTGATTTCAAGCGTATCTTGGCCGAGAGCGATGTGCGCATCAAGCAGGCCGCACACAAATTGGGCAACTCAATTGAGGCGGCAAAACCCTACTATGAGTCTCGCATCTATGCAGCGCAA TTGGCGAAGGAAACACAACAGGCGGCTGTCAATTATGAGAAGGCCAAATCGATACACAGCGCTGCCAAGGAAATGGTCTATTTGGCCGAACAGGGACTGGGTGAGAAAGCGACGTTGGATACTGCTTGCCAAGAAATGCTCAGTCATGCTACCA CCAAAGTGAATCAGTCACAGGTGGAGGTGACGGACGCacgaaatgctttgaaaatgtgTCAACTGAAATTGGAAGTGGCCAATAATCGTGTGGGCAAATTGCAGGGACAACTCAAGCAGGCTATACGTGCGTCGAG ACCCTTTTATGAGGCGCGCGCCAACTACAATGGCCTGCTAAAAGCACAAAAGCAGAaaattaatgaattggaaggtAGAGTGACCACAGCGAAAATGACTTATAATGAGGCGTTGAAAAACCTCGAACAGATCTCGGAAGACATACATCGTCAACGGCAGGTACAGCGCGACCTGCTCAATGACACCCTCTTGCCAGAGCTGTGCGCTGCCACCAATGCCACAGCAACAGTAGAAAACTATCAACACTTTCCGTGCGATATTGACACCACGGACGAGTATCTGCAATTGCCCGCCAAACTTAGCGCACAGTCCAGCCCAGTGCGTCAGCGCCGTTTCGACGAGCACGAGTGTCCACACTTGCTGCAGAACTTTCCAACGCTGAATCTTAGGGAG AAACTTGGAAGCGGTGGCGGCATGCACAAGTCCGCCAGCACAAGCGCCACCGGTGACAGCTTTTTTGGGCACACGCCATTGCATGGACCGTACGAGGTGAAATCGAGTGGTGGTAGTAGTGGCGGTGGTGGCAGCGGTAGTGCGCACGATGCCAGCTCGAGCACGAATGCCGATGCAGACGACAATGACGACATCGAGCAGTGGACAGAGATACGTCTATCGCACTCGGAGAGCACAAGTTCTAGTTACTCGAATCAATCACTGCTACACGATCAGCCAGGCGCGGCTGAAGATGCGCAATCGCATCATTCCTCGTCATCCTCATCGGATGAGCCAAAACGTAAGGTAACCTGCACGACCATCTTCCATGACGATCAGCTCAACAAGAAGCAGAGTTTGAGTCAGTGGTTGTCGCGTTCGAATAGCTTGAAAATGTCTGGACGTCGACAAAGTCTCGATCTACTCATCGATGCGGGTGATAAAGTGAAAGATGTGTTTAGCTTCGGTTTTCAGAAGGTGGGGAAGACGCTTGAGCGACGCAATAGCGAGTCGGAGATGAATGCCGAGAATGCGGACAATGCAAGCGGTGCGAATAATGCGAGCACAACGAGCGGTGGTGGTAAAACAACATCCGCTGGTGACTTTTTCCTCTTCTCCAG GTCATCAGAGCCCAAAGAGCTGCTCTCCGATGAGCAGGTCGagaatttattattgaatcCCAGCCTGGATGAGAACGGTGCGATAATTGTTGAGCAACTTAAATCGCCGTTACAGCAGCCAAATCAATTTGGCATAGCTGCCACACCGACCACTACAACAACCACCACCACCTTACTCTTCTAA
- the LOC128857863 gene encoding uncharacterized protein LOC128857863, whose amino-acid sequence MATCSIRTKDQLAVLLKLIDVNKVGLTRKNFSIRQRIWQVITQKLNEMQGAEKDVEGWKRSYNAWRLNAGKYLEEEKQRIIKDVADDDYFVINVTEEEFASEPDYDDGATYLDPKDRQLTRLHELVSKQRLLFINSSEDDEPLRQRLWQNIADELNNIPDGVKLPKEEWRKHVDLNLYTVQRGRKRKNTRKSRKPLALSKEKNDELNSECKVKVSGSYESTYEEYIVEDFPATEQAHQKDNTSNSDMQNDVFAEIEDIDDNTDDIIKLLNESHTNSATENFPFDIDVVDEDGDYDNFESINETSETSDKYRKKRLKQTPIVKSFKFSNRITNAVEQIQNDVRETKDMLKQTTNLLNRVCNIMEERNKKQDETNALLKRNGQLLKILVEYKCGVRGKAKK is encoded by the exons atgGCG ACCTGCTCAATACGCACCAAAGACCAACTGGCCGTACTGCTGAAGCTCATTGATGTCAACAAAGTCGGTTTAACGCGCAAAAACTTCAGCATCCGGCAGCGCATATGGCAAGTTATAACGCAGAAACTGAACGAAATGCAAGGTGCCGAGAAAGACGTGGAGGGTTGGAAGCGG AGTTACAATGCTTGGCGTTTGAATGCCGGCAAATATTTGGAGGAAGAAAAGCAACGCATTATCAAAGATG TGGCAGACGATGactattttgttataaatgtaACAGAGGAAGAATTTGCTAGTGAGCCTGATTATGATGATGGCGCTACT TATTTAGATCCGAAAGATCGGCAATTAACACGTTTGCATGAACTCGTAAGTAAACAAAGGCTATTATTTATCAACTCATCTGAGGATGACGAACCGCTAAGACAGCGTCTATGGCAAAATATAGCAGATGAGTTAAATAATATACCAGATGGTGTTAAGCTACCGAAAGAGGAGTGGCGAAAG CACGTCGATTTGAACCTGTATACCGTACAACGTGGAAGAAAACGGAAGAATACACGGAAATCAAGGAAACCATTAGCACTTTCTAAAGAGAAAAATGACGAG CTTAACAGCGAATGCAAGGTTAAGGTCTCCGGATCATATGAGAGTACATACGAGGAGTATATAGTAGAAGATTTTCCAGCAACAGAACAAGCGCATCAAAAGGATAACACGTCCAACAGCGATATGCAAAATGATGTTTTTgctgaaattgaagatatcgACGATAACACTgatgatataattaaattactCAATGAATCGCATACGAATAGTGCTACTGAAAATTTTCCCTTCGATATCGACGTCGTCGATGAAGATGGTGATTATGACAATTTCGAAAGTATTAATGAAACTTCGGAAACTTCTGATAAATACAGAAAGAAACGTTTAAAGCAAACACCAATAGTTAAATCCTTCAAATTCTCGAATCGCATAACTAATGCCGTTGAACAAATACAAAATGATGTGAGAGAAACGAAGGATATGcttaaacaaacaacaaacttaTTGAACCGAGTGTGTAACATTATGGAAGAGCGCAATAAGAAACAAGATGAGACGAATGCGCTACTAAAACGTAATGgacaattgttaaaaattttagtcgAATATAAATGTGGCGTGCGGGGTAAGGCGAAAAAGTGA
- the LOC128857865 gene encoding AH receptor-interacting protein, whose amino-acid sequence MTPSIDNALITKQMLHSGKKFIPLKAGTRVKFHFQTRKVDDGLLLDDSREMGQPMELVLGKKFKLEVWEVIVQKMALNEVAKFTVHKSLVTQYPFISKTLRDVAKNTQERRHCCGMTLQNEGIGYKDLDELLAKPSDLEFIIELFSIELPEEYEKERWQMDDEEKMNAQAILREKGNQLYKEKEYKEAEECYRKAVGMIEQLMTKEKPHDEEWLALAALKVPLLLNYAQCRLLDLDYYAVIEHCTEVLELDKNNVKALFRRAKAHAGAWKPVEARNDFLKAAELDPGLKALVNKELQAIDAEQRARDAEDKKRLQKLF is encoded by the exons ATGACTCCTTCAATCGACAATGCTTTAATAACAAAGCAAATGCTGCATTCCGGCAAAAAATTCATTCCGTTGAAGGCAGGCACCCGTGTAAAATTCCATTTCCAGACGCGTAAGGTCGACGATGGTTTGTTGCTGGACGACAGCCGTGAAATGGGTCAACCAATGGAGTTGGTGCTTGGTAAAAAGTTCAAATTGGAGGTCTGGGAAGTTATTGTACAAAAAATGGCACTTAATGAAGTTGCCAAATTCACCGTACACAAATCG CTGGTTACCCAATACCCCTTCATATCCAAAACATTGCGTGATGTCGCCAAGAACACACAGGAAAGACGCCATTGCTGTGGAATGACACTTCAGAACGAAGGTATTGGTTATAAAGACCTGGATGAACTGCTTGCTAAACCAAGTGATTTGGAATTCATCATCGAACTATTCTCAATTGAGCTGCCAGAGGAGTACGAAAAAGAACGTTGGCAAATGGACGACGAAGAAAAGATGAACGCCCAAGCGATACTACGTGAAAAGGGCAATCAATTATACAAAGAGAAGGAGTACAAAGAAGCTGAAGAGTGCTACCGCAAGGCTGTAGGCATGATTGAACAGCTTATGACAAA AGAAAAACCGCACGACGAAGAATGGTTGGCTTTAGCTGCGTTAAAAGTacctttattattaaattatgcaCAGTGCCGTCTTTTAGATCTTGATTATTATGCGGTCATAGAACATTGCACTGAAGTGCTTGAGTTAGATAAGAACAACGTTAAGGCGTTGTTTCGACGTGCCAAGGCACATGCTGGTGCGTGGAAGCCTGTAGAAGCGCGAAATGATTTTCTCAAAGCCGCAGAGTTAGATCCAGGACTAAAAGCCTTAGTAAATAAAGAGTTACAAGCCATTGACGCGGAGCAACGTGCACGTGATGCAGAGGACAAAAAACGACTGCAAAAACTTTTCTAG
- the LOC128857862 gene encoding SH3 domain-binding protein 5-like isoform X1 produces MSTESNTPVDPRVQVELEKLNTATDNINKYEVELDEAKCDFKRILAESDVRIKQAAHKLGNSIEAAKPYYESRIYAAQLAKETQQAAVNYEKAKSIHSAAKEMVYLAEQGLGEKATLDTACQEMLSHATTKVNQSQVEVTDARNALKMCQLKLEVANNRVGKLQGQLKQAIRASSLSIRRDLLEMNSLVYQHRCNTLPFYEARANYNGLLKAQKQKINELEGRVTTAKMTYNEALKNLEQISEDIHRQRQVQRDLLNDTLLPELCAATNATATVENYQHFPCDIDTTDEYLQLPAKLSAQSSPVRQRRFDEHECPHLLQNFPTLNLREKLGSGGGMHKSASTSATGDSFFGHTPLHGPYEVKSSGGSSGGGGSGSAHDASSSTNADADDNDDIEQWTEIRLSHSESTSSSYSNQSLLHDQPGAAEDAQSHHSSSSSSDEPKRKVTCTTIFHDDQLNKKQSLSQWLSRSNSLKMSGRRQSLDLLIDAGDKVKDVFSFGFQKVGKTLERRNSESEMNAENADNASGANNASTTSGGGKTTSAGDFFLFSRSSEPKELLSDEQVENLLLNPSLDENGAIIVEQLKSPLQQPNQFGIAATPTTTTTTTTLLF; encoded by the exons GAGGCAAAATGTGATTTCAAGCGTATCTTGGCCGAGAGCGATGTGCGCATCAAGCAGGCCGCACACAAATTGGGCAACTCAATTGAGGCGGCAAAACCCTACTATGAGTCTCGCATCTATGCAGCGCAA TTGGCGAAGGAAACACAACAGGCGGCTGTCAATTATGAGAAGGCCAAATCGATACACAGCGCTGCCAAGGAAATGGTCTATTTGGCCGAACAGGGACTGGGTGAGAAAGCGACGTTGGATACTGCTTGCCAAGAAATGCTCAGTCATGCTACCA CCAAAGTGAATCAGTCACAGGTGGAGGTGACGGACGCacgaaatgctttgaaaatgtgTCAACTGAAATTGGAAGTGGCCAATAATCGTGTGGGCAAATTGCAGGGACAACTCAAGCAGGCTATACGTGCGTCGAG ttTAAGCATTAGACGAGACTTACTTGAAATGAATTCTTTGGTTTATCAGCACCGTTGCAATACTCT ACCCTTTTATGAGGCGCGCGCCAACTACAATGGCCTGCTAAAAGCACAAAAGCAGAaaattaatgaattggaaggtAGAGTGACCACAGCGAAAATGACTTATAATGAGGCGTTGAAAAACCTCGAACAGATCTCGGAAGACATACATCGTCAACGGCAGGTACAGCGCGACCTGCTCAATGACACCCTCTTGCCAGAGCTGTGCGCTGCCACCAATGCCACAGCAACAGTAGAAAACTATCAACACTTTCCGTGCGATATTGACACCACGGACGAGTATCTGCAATTGCCCGCCAAACTTAGCGCACAGTCCAGCCCAGTGCGTCAGCGCCGTTTCGACGAGCACGAGTGTCCACACTTGCTGCAGAACTTTCCAACGCTGAATCTTAGGGAG AAACTTGGAAGCGGTGGCGGCATGCACAAGTCCGCCAGCACAAGCGCCACCGGTGACAGCTTTTTTGGGCACACGCCATTGCATGGACCGTACGAGGTGAAATCGAGTGGTGGTAGTAGTGGCGGTGGTGGCAGCGGTAGTGCGCACGATGCCAGCTCGAGCACGAATGCCGATGCAGACGACAATGACGACATCGAGCAGTGGACAGAGATACGTCTATCGCACTCGGAGAGCACAAGTTCTAGTTACTCGAATCAATCACTGCTACACGATCAGCCAGGCGCGGCTGAAGATGCGCAATCGCATCATTCCTCGTCATCCTCATCGGATGAGCCAAAACGTAAGGTAACCTGCACGACCATCTTCCATGACGATCAGCTCAACAAGAAGCAGAGTTTGAGTCAGTGGTTGTCGCGTTCGAATAGCTTGAAAATGTCTGGACGTCGACAAAGTCTCGATCTACTCATCGATGCGGGTGATAAAGTGAAAGATGTGTTTAGCTTCGGTTTTCAGAAGGTGGGGAAGACGCTTGAGCGACGCAATAGCGAGTCGGAGATGAATGCCGAGAATGCGGACAATGCAAGCGGTGCGAATAATGCGAGCACAACGAGCGGTGGTGGTAAAACAACATCCGCTGGTGACTTTTTCCTCTTCTCCAG GTCATCAGAGCCCAAAGAGCTGCTCTCCGATGAGCAGGTCGagaatttattattgaatcCCAGCCTGGATGAGAACGGTGCGATAATTGTTGAGCAACTTAAATCGCCGTTACAGCAGCCAAATCAATTTGGCATAGCTGCCACACCGACCACTACAACAACCACCACCACCTTACTCTTCTAA